A stretch of Aerococcus urinaehominis DNA encodes these proteins:
- a CDS encoding ISL3 family transposase, with translation MAQNDCIKNLLSITDENIKLEDKVTIKKIKQVTHKVIYGTLTYQPDSCPNCLHKEADQASIIKHGYKLSRILIGEFNTQPISLVLKKQRFFCKNCQITFTASSNLVAKNYFISRQIKCLAIQELSESQSMSLIAKKLNISNSTVIRLLESTAKQFKQSYRQLPRHLSIDEFKSVKNVSGAMSCILVDAANHRLFDILEDRTQAYLRDYFMRFPLEKRKLVETITMDMYSPYYDFLQQIFPNAKIIIDRFHIVQLLNQTLNSQRILVMNQQPKQSTHYRKLKQLWKLILKNQEALNSVNYRTHRLFDGLITETGIVEFMLNIDSKFRKVYDVVNELKYYLKTGNINAFLHTISRNKSQRLPKKLRKTMNTLLKYLPAIINSFRYTLSNGPIEGMNNKIKNIKRSGFGYRNFYHLRARAFLSFKSYEAKKESKTTVKRKIEKLDAESRALCA, from the coding sequence ATGGCTCAAAATGATTGTATCAAAAACCTATTAAGTATTACAGACGAAAATATTAAATTAGAGGACAAGGTAACGATTAAAAAGATTAAACAAGTGACTCATAAAGTAATCTACGGCACACTAACTTATCAACCAGACAGCTGTCCAAATTGCCTCCATAAGGAGGCTGACCAAGCTAGTATTATTAAGCATGGTTATAAACTATCGCGCATTTTAATAGGTGAATTCAACACACAACCAATCTCTTTAGTATTAAAAAAACAGCGATTTTTCTGTAAAAATTGCCAAATTACGTTTACAGCCTCTTCTAATCTAGTTGCTAAAAATTACTTTATTAGTCGCCAAATCAAGTGTTTAGCGATACAAGAATTATCAGAGTCGCAAAGTATGTCCTTAATCGCTAAAAAACTTAATATTTCAAATTCTACTGTTATTCGTCTGCTTGAATCGACTGCTAAACAATTCAAACAAAGTTACCGGCAACTACCTAGGCATTTATCTATTGATGAGTTTAAATCTGTTAAAAATGTCTCAGGCGCTATGTCTTGCATCCTAGTGGATGCAGCTAATCATCGTTTATTTGATATATTAGAAGATCGGACGCAAGCTTATTTAAGAGATTATTTTATGCGTTTCCCTCTGGAAAAGAGAAAGCTAGTTGAAACGATTACCATGGATATGTACTCACCTTATTATGATTTTTTACAACAAATCTTTCCAAATGCGAAAATTATTATTGACCGATTCCATATTGTCCAACTACTGAATCAGACTTTGAATAGCCAACGGATTCTTGTGATGAATCAACAACCTAAGCAATCAACACACTATCGGAAATTGAAACAGTTATGGAAGCTGATTTTAAAGAACCAAGAAGCACTGAATAGTGTTAATTACCGCACACATCGCTTATTTGATGGCCTTATAACAGAAACAGGTATAGTTGAATTTATGCTTAATATCGACAGTAAATTTAGAAAAGTCTATGATGTCGTGAACGAGCTCAAATATTACCTTAAAACAGGGAATATCAATGCTTTCCTACATACAATTAGTCGCAATAAGAGCCAACGGCTCCCAAAAAAATTGAGAAAAACGATGAATACTCTGCTCAAATACTTACCTGCTATTATCAATAGCTTTCGTTATACACTTTCCAATGGGCCAATTGAGGGTATGAATAATAAAATTAAGAATATTAAACGTTCCGGATTTGGTTACCGCAATTTTTATCATTTAAGGGCACGGGCTTTTCTTTCTTTTAAATCCTATGAGGCAAAAAAGGAAAGTAAAACTACTGTAAAGAGAAAGATTGAAAAGTTAGATGCAGAATCTAGGGCCCTATGTGCTTAA